A section of the Citrobacter farmeri genome encodes:
- a CDS encoding DUF3820 family protein, with protein sequence MEKEQLVEIANTVMPFGKYKGRRLIDVPEEYLLWFARKDEFPAGKLGELMQITLLIKTEGLSQLVQPLKRPL encoded by the coding sequence ATGGAAAAAGAGCAGCTCGTTGAGATTGCCAATACGGTGATGCCGTTTGGTAAATATAAGGGGCGTCGGCTGATCGATGTGCCGGAAGAGTATCTGCTGTGGTTTGCCCGTAAGGATGAGTTCCCGGCGGGTAAACTGGGTGAGCTGATGCAAATTACGCTGCTGATCAAAACCGAAGGGCTGAGCCAACTGGTTCAGCCCCTGAAACGTCCGCTTTAA
- a CDS encoding bile acid:sodium symporter family protein codes for MNIFRILDPFTLTLVTVVLLASFFPAEGDFVPVVEGITTAAIALLFFMHGAKLSREAIIAGGSHWRLHLWVMCSTFILFPVLGVLFAWWAPVNVDPMLYTGFLYLCILPATVQSAIAFTSLAGGNVAAAVCSASASSLLGIFLSPLLVGVVMNIHGAEGSLEQVGKIMLQLLLPFVLGHLSRPWIGKWVAQNKKWIAKTDQTSILLVVYSAFSEAVVNGIWHKVGWGSLLFIVVVSIVLLAIVIAVNIFVARKCGFNKADEITIVFCGSKKSLANGVPMANILFPTSVIGMMVLPLMIFHQIQLMVCAVLARRYKRQTEQLQAQQNSRAAKA; via the coding sequence ATGAATATTTTTCGTATCCTTGATCCGTTTACCCTGACCCTGGTTACGGTCGTTCTGCTGGCCTCATTTTTTCCAGCGGAGGGAGATTTTGTTCCTGTCGTTGAAGGCATTACCACTGCCGCCATTGCGCTCTTGTTTTTTATGCACGGGGCAAAGCTCTCGCGCGAAGCCATTATCGCTGGCGGCAGCCACTGGCGTTTGCACCTGTGGGTGATGTGCAGCACCTTCATTCTGTTCCCGGTGCTTGGTGTACTGTTTGCCTGGTGGGCGCCTGTCAACGTTGACCCGATGCTCTACACCGGTTTCCTGTATCTGTGCATTTTGCCCGCTACGGTGCAGTCGGCGATTGCCTTTACATCGCTGGCGGGAGGGAACGTTGCGGCAGCGGTCTGCTCGGCGTCGGCCTCCAGCCTGCTGGGGATTTTCCTCTCCCCGCTGCTGGTCGGTGTGGTGATGAATATTCACGGCGCAGAAGGGAGTCTGGAACAGGTTGGAAAAATCATGCTGCAACTGCTGTTGCCGTTTGTGCTCGGACACCTTTCCCGTCCGTGGATCGGCAAATGGGTTGCGCAAAATAAAAAATGGATTGCGAAGACAGACCAGACGTCGATTCTGCTGGTGGTCTATTCGGCCTTCAGCGAAGCCGTCGTTAACGGGATCTGGCACAAAGTGGGCTGGGGATCGCTGCTGTTTATCGTCGTGGTCAGCATTGTGCTGCTCGCCATCGTGATTGCCGTAAACATTTTTGTGGCGCGCAAATGCGGCTTCAACAAGGCCGACGAAATCACGATCGTCTTCTGCGGGTCGAAAAAGAGCCTGGCGAACGGCGTACCAATGGCCAATATCCTCTTTCCGACGTCCGTTATTGGGATGATGGTGCTACCGCTGATGATCTTCCACCAGATCCAGTTGATGGTCTGCGCGGTACTGGCGCGTCGCTACAAGCGCCAGACTGAACAGTTACAGGCGCAGCAGAACAGCCGCGCCGCAAAAGCTTAA
- a CDS encoding LysR family transcriptional regulator, with protein MNYSLRQLRVFVTVAQERSFSRAGECIGLSQSAVSHSIKELERQTGVKLLDRTTREVVLTEAGQQLAGRLERLLDELHITLREAGRVGTQLAGTVRVAASQTISAHLIPQCIAQSNQRYPAIDFVLHDRPQQWVLESIRQGEVDFGIVIDPGAVSDLQCEAILSEPFLLLCHQAHPLAQQEWVSWQDLQQERLVLQDYASGSRPLIDAALAHFAIEANIVQEIGHPATLFPMVEAGIGISILPALALPLPQGSHLQVKRLTPVVERQLMLARRKNRSLSTAAQALWEVVRTQANELTDLRAQDPLYQI; from the coding sequence ATGAATTATTCACTGCGTCAATTACGTGTGTTTGTCACCGTTGCTCAGGAGCGAAGTTTCAGCCGGGCTGGTGAGTGTATTGGTCTGAGTCAGTCGGCAGTCAGTCACAGTATCAAAGAACTGGAGCGTCAGACAGGGGTGAAACTACTGGACCGTACGACGCGTGAAGTCGTGCTGACGGAAGCCGGGCAACAGCTGGCGGGCCGCCTGGAGCGACTGCTGGATGAACTGCATATCACGCTGCGGGAAGCGGGTAGGGTGGGCACGCAACTTGCCGGTACAGTCCGCGTCGCGGCAAGCCAGACTATTTCCGCCCATCTCATTCCGCAGTGCATTGCCCAAAGCAATCAGCGTTATCCGGCGATCGACTTTGTTCTGCACGATCGACCGCAGCAGTGGGTGCTGGAGAGTATCCGCCAGGGGGAAGTGGATTTTGGTATTGTGATTGATCCCGGTGCGGTGAGCGATTTGCAGTGCGAAGCGATACTGTCCGAACCCTTTCTTCTGCTCTGTCACCAGGCGCATCCGTTGGCACAACAGGAGTGGGTGAGTTGGCAGGATCTCCAACAGGAACGACTGGTGTTGCAGGATTACGCGTCGGGGAGTCGGCCGCTGATTGACGCGGCGCTCGCGCACTTTGCAATAGAGGCCAATATTGTGCAGGAGATTGGCCATCCGGCGACGCTGTTTCCGATGGTGGAAGCGGGGATAGGCATTAGCATTTTGCCTGCGCTGGCCCTACCGCTGCCGCAGGGGAGCCATTTGCAGGTGAAGCGCCTGACGCCGGTAGTGGAACGACAGTTGATGCTGGCGCGGCGCAAAAACCGCTCGCTGTCGACAGCAGCCCAGGCGCTGTGGGAGGTGGTTCGCACCCAGGCAAATGAATTAACGGATTTACGTGCACAGGATCCGCTCTATCAGATATAG
- a CDS encoding FlxA-like family protein, producing MTTINVSTPSVQSGGGTKAASGNSLSAQIAQIAEKITQLTQKLKEVPDGSGSAEEKKKQQELIQTQIKVLQAQLAQLQRQQVEEAQQKQEQTQLKAEGVNYPSDDHQVDVYI from the coding sequence CCTTCCGTGCAAAGCGGCGGGGGAACCAAAGCCGCCTCCGGTAACAGCCTCTCTGCACAAATCGCGCAGATTGCAGAGAAAATCACCCAACTGACGCAGAAGCTAAAAGAGGTGCCGGACGGCAGCGGCAGTGCCGAAGAGAAGAAGAAGCAGCAGGAATTGATACAGACTCAGATCAAAGTGTTGCAGGCACAGCTGGCACAGTTACAGCGCCAGCAGGTCGAAGAGGCCCAGCAAAAGCAGGAACAAACACAGCTCAAAGCGGAAGGCGTTAACTATCCTTCCGATGACCATCAGGTTGACGTCTATATCTGA